The Streptomyces sp. Mut1 genome window below encodes:
- a CDS encoding metallopeptidase TldD-related protein, translating into MSRVSKPYEIVERALDLSTADGCVVIADEESSANLRWAGNALTTNGVTRGRTLTVIATVDGSEGTASGVVSRSAVTDADLEPLVRAAEAAARGAGPAEDAQPLVSGVPASPDFTDAPAETDSDVFAAFAPALGDAFARARSGGRELYGFAHHEMTSTYLGTSTGLRLRHDQPNGTLELNAKSPDRSRSAWAGRSTRDFKDVDPGELDAELARRLSWAERRIELPAGRYETLLPPTAVADLLIYQLWSSTARDAAEGRTVFSKPGGGTRLGETLSPLPLTLRSDPHAPGLESAPFVIAHSSGDGASVFDNGLPLARTDWIGDGRLEQLTTTRHTAGLTGLPLAPAVDNLILEGGGEQSLEEMVAATSGPALLLTCLWYIREVDPATLLLTGLTRDGVYLVENGEVTGEVNNFRFNESPVGLLSRATEAGRTEKTLPREWGDWFTRAAMPALRIPDFNMSSVSRGV; encoded by the coding sequence ATGAGCCGCGTCAGCAAGCCGTACGAGATCGTCGAGCGCGCGCTCGACCTGTCCACCGCCGACGGCTGTGTGGTCATCGCGGACGAGGAGTCGTCGGCCAATCTGCGCTGGGCCGGCAACGCGCTGACCACCAACGGGGTGACCCGGGGCCGCACGCTGACCGTCATCGCCACGGTCGACGGCTCCGAGGGCACCGCGTCCGGTGTGGTGTCCCGGTCCGCCGTCACCGACGCCGACCTGGAACCGCTGGTGCGGGCCGCGGAGGCTGCCGCGCGCGGCGCCGGACCGGCCGAGGACGCTCAGCCGCTGGTCAGCGGGGTGCCCGCGTCGCCCGACTTCACGGACGCGCCGGCCGAGACGGACTCGGACGTGTTCGCCGCGTTCGCCCCGGCACTCGGCGACGCCTTCGCCCGCGCCCGCTCCGGGGGGCGCGAGCTGTACGGCTTCGCGCACCACGAGATGACCTCCACCTACCTCGGCACGTCCACCGGGCTGCGGCTGCGCCACGACCAGCCGAACGGCACGCTGGAGCTGAACGCCAAGTCGCCCGACCGCTCCCGTTCGGCCTGGGCGGGCCGCTCCACGCGGGACTTCAAGGACGTCGACCCGGGCGAGCTGGACGCGGAGCTGGCGCGCCGCCTGAGCTGGGCCGAGCGCCGCATCGAGCTGCCCGCCGGCCGGTACGAGACGCTGCTGCCGCCGACCGCCGTCGCGGACCTGCTGATCTACCAGCTCTGGTCCTCCACGGCCCGGGACGCCGCCGAGGGCCGGACGGTGTTCTCCAAGCCGGGCGGCGGCACCCGGCTCGGCGAGACGCTGTCCCCGCTGCCGCTGACCCTGCGCAGCGACCCGCACGCCCCCGGGCTGGAGTCGGCGCCCTTCGTCATCGCCCACTCCTCCGGGGACGGCGCCTCGGTCTTCGACAACGGGCTGCCGCTGGCCAGGACCGACTGGATCGGTGACGGCCGGCTGGAGCAGCTGACGACGACCCGGCACACCGCGGGCCTGACCGGGCTGCCGCTCGCCCCGGCGGTCGACAACCTGATCCTGGAAGGCGGCGGCGAGCAGTCGCTGGAGGAGATGGTCGCCGCGACGAGCGGCCCGGCGCTGCTGCTGACCTGCCTCTGGTACATCCGCGAGGTGGACCCGGCGACGCTGCTGCTGACCGGGCTGACCCGGGACGGGGTCTATCTCGTCGAGAACGGGGAGGTGACCGGCGAGGTGAACAACTTCCGCTTCAACGAGTCCCCGGTCGGCCTGCTGTCCCGGGCCACGGAGGCGGGCCGCACCGAGAAGACGCTGCCGCGCGAGTGGGGCGACTGGTTCACCCGGGCCGCGATGCCCGCCCTGCGCATCCCGGACTTCAACATGAGCTCGGTCAGCCGGGGGGTGTGA
- the tyrS gene encoding tyrosine--tRNA ligase, with protein sequence MTDIVDELKWRGLFAQSTDEDALRKALADGPVTFYCGYDPTAASLHVGHLVQVLTMRRLQRAGLRPLALVGGATGQIGDPRPTAERTLNDPETVAQWVTRLRSQIEPFLSFEGENAAVMVNNLDWTAGMSAIEFLRDIGKHFRVNKMLTKDSVARRLESDEGISYTEFSYQLLQSMDFLELYRRYGCTLQQGGSDQWGNLTAGIDLIHRLEPDAEVHLLATPLMTKADGTKFSKSENGAIWLDAELTTPYAFYQFWLNADDRDISRYMRILSFRTPAELEELEKVTEERPQARTAQRALAEELTTLVHGADQCAAVVAASKALFGQGELGELDEATLSAALSEVPHARVTELGPLVDLLVEVGLAPSKSGARRTVKEGGAYVNNVKVLDGEAAPAREELLHGRWLVLRRGKKNLAAIEVAAG encoded by the coding sequence GTGACGGACATCGTCGACGAGCTGAAGTGGCGCGGGCTGTTCGCCCAGTCCACCGACGAGGACGCATTGCGCAAGGCTCTCGCGGACGGTCCGGTCACGTTCTATTGCGGCTACGACCCCACCGCGGCGAGTCTGCACGTCGGCCACCTGGTGCAGGTGCTCACCATGCGCCGGCTCCAGCGGGCCGGTCTGCGGCCGCTCGCCCTGGTGGGCGGGGCCACCGGCCAGATCGGTGACCCCCGGCCGACCGCCGAGCGCACGCTGAACGATCCGGAGACGGTCGCCCAGTGGGTGACCCGGCTGCGCTCGCAGATCGAGCCGTTCCTGTCCTTCGAGGGCGAGAACGCCGCGGTCATGGTGAACAACCTGGACTGGACCGCGGGCATGTCCGCGATCGAGTTCCTGCGGGACATCGGCAAGCACTTCCGGGTCAACAAGATGCTGACCAAGGACTCCGTCGCCCGGCGGCTGGAGTCCGACGAGGGCATCAGCTACACCGAGTTCAGCTACCAGCTGCTCCAGAGCATGGACTTCCTGGAGCTGTACCGCCGCTACGGCTGCACGCTCCAGCAGGGCGGCAGCGACCAGTGGGGCAACCTCACGGCGGGCATCGACCTGATCCACCGCCTGGAGCCGGACGCCGAGGTGCACCTGCTGGCGACCCCGCTGATGACGAAGGCGGACGGCACCAAGTTCAGCAAGTCGGAGAACGGGGCCATCTGGCTCGACGCGGAGCTCACGACGCCGTACGCGTTCTACCAGTTCTGGCTGAACGCGGACGACCGGGACATCTCGCGCTACATGCGCATCCTCAGCTTCCGGACCCCGGCCGAGCTGGAGGAGCTGGAGAAGGTCACCGAGGAGCGCCCGCAGGCGCGGACGGCGCAGCGCGCGCTGGCCGAGGAGCTGACGACGCTGGTGCACGGGGCGGACCAGTGCGCCGCGGTCGTCGCCGCGTCGAAGGCCCTGTTCGGCCAGGGCGAGCTGGGTGAGCTGGACGAGGCGACGCTGAGCGCCGCCCTGTCCGAGGTGCCGCACGCCCGGGTCACCGAGCTGGGCCCGCTGGTCGACCTGCTGGTGGAGGTCGGTCTCGCGCCGAGCAAGTCGGGTGCGCGGCGCACGGTCAAGGAGGGCGGCGCGTACGTGAACAACGTGAAGGTCCTCGACGGCGAGGCGGCACCGGCCCGCGAGGAGCTGCTGCACGGGCGCTGGCTGGTGCTGCGCCGGGGCAAGAAGAACCTCGCGGCGATCGAGGTCGCGGCCGGCTGA
- a CDS encoding 2,3-butanediol dehydrogenase — protein MKAARYYDRGDIRIEDIAEPTVQPGTVGIDVAYCGICGTDLHEYLDGPIFVPPAGQPHPVSGESAPVTLGHEMSGVVYAVGEGVEDLKPGDRVVVEPYILRPEVDTGPDNSAYHLSPDMNFIGLAGHGGGLAEKIVVERRWVHPVGDIPLDEAALIEPLSVAYHAFERSGAKAGDFALVGGAGPIGLLTCAVLKAMDVEVAVTELSRLRRQKALDAGVADHVIDPAVSDVAAEVRRLTDGRGADVAFEATSVNVVLDALFDAVRPGAVITVISIWGKPASLDMQKLVLKEVDLRGTIAYVNSHPKTIELVREGRVDLKPFITRTIGLDALVSEGFDTLIHHNETAVKVLVDPRS, from the coding sequence GTGAAGGCTGCGCGCTATTACGACCGCGGAGACATTCGTATCGAGGACATCGCGGAGCCCACGGTCCAGCCGGGGACGGTGGGCATCGACGTCGCGTACTGCGGGATCTGCGGTACCGACCTGCACGAGTATCTCGACGGACCGATCTTCGTCCCGCCGGCCGGTCAGCCGCACCCGGTGTCGGGCGAGTCCGCCCCCGTGACACTCGGCCACGAGATGTCCGGCGTCGTGTACGCGGTGGGCGAGGGGGTGGAGGACCTCAAGCCGGGTGACCGCGTCGTGGTGGAGCCCTACATCCTGCGGCCCGAGGTCGACACCGGGCCGGACAACTCCGCCTACCACCTCTCACCCGACATGAACTTCATCGGGCTGGCCGGCCATGGCGGCGGGCTCGCGGAGAAGATCGTCGTCGAGCGCCGGTGGGTGCACCCGGTCGGGGACATTCCGCTGGACGAGGCCGCTCTCATCGAGCCGCTCTCTGTCGCGTACCACGCGTTCGAGCGCTCCGGCGCGAAGGCGGGCGACTTCGCGCTCGTCGGCGGGGCGGGGCCCATCGGGCTGCTGACCTGTGCGGTGCTGAAGGCCATGGATGTCGAGGTCGCGGTCACCGAGCTGAGCCGGCTGCGCCGGCAGAAGGCCCTGGACGCCGGGGTCGCCGACCATGTCATCGACCCCGCCGTCTCGGACGTCGCGGCAGAGGTGCGCCGCCTCACGGACGGCAGGGGCGCGGATGTGGCGTTCGAAGCGACGTCGGTCAACGTCGTCCTCGACGCCCTGTTCGACGCCGTCCGGCCGGGTGCCGTCATCACCGTCATCTCGATCTGGGGCAAGCCGGCCTCGCTCGACATGCAGAAGCTCGTCCTCAAGGAGGTCGACCTGCGCGGCACGATCGCCTACGTCAACTCGCATCCGAAGACCATTGAGCTGGTGCGGGAGGGACGGGTCGATCTGAAGCCGTTCATCACCAGGACCATCGGGCTGGACGCTCTCGTCTCCGAGGGCTTCGACACCCTGATCCATCACAACGAGACGGCGGTCAAGGTGCTGGTGGACCCCCGTTCCTGA
- a CDS encoding GlsB/YeaQ/YmgE family stress response membrane protein, which translates to MGWLWAIIVGLVLGLIAKAILPGKQQIPLWLTIIFGMIGSVLGNAVATWIGVNDTKGIDWTRHVLQLIGAVVVVGVGDMLWASLRGTKQRT; encoded by the coding sequence ATGGGCTGGTTGTGGGCAATCATCGTGGGCCTGGTGCTCGGTCTGATCGCGAAGGCGATCCTCCCCGGCAAGCAGCAGATCCCACTCTGGCTGACGATCATCTTCGGCATGATCGGCAGCGTCCTCGGAAATGCTGTCGCCACCTGGATCGGTGTCAACGACACCAAGGGCATCGACTGGACGCGCCATGTGCTCCAGCTGATCGGAGCAGTGGTGGTGGTCGGAGTCGGCGACATGCTGTGGGCCTCGCTGCGAGGCACCAAACAGCGGACCTGA
- a CDS encoding DUF3099 domain-containing protein has product MVSKQSGAEVFRITGARQGLADDVRGRQRRYVISMSVRTVSVVAAALLWNVERHIAFVALGLGVLLPYVAVVIANAGRENTPALPSTFVLPAPAHPALDAAPAAGAGPASPQSGRSFRSPDAQEHG; this is encoded by the coding sequence GTGGTGAGCAAGCAGAGCGGTGCGGAGGTCTTCCGGATCACGGGAGCCCGGCAGGGGCTCGCGGACGACGTGCGCGGCAGGCAGCGGCGCTACGTGATCTCGATGTCCGTGCGGACGGTGTCGGTGGTGGCGGCCGCGCTCCTGTGGAACGTGGAGCGGCACATCGCGTTCGTGGCGCTCGGGCTCGGGGTACTGCTGCCGTACGTCGCGGTCGTCATCGCCAACGCCGGCCGTGAGAACACCCCCGCGCTGCCCTCGACCTTCGTGCTGCCGGCTCCGGCCCATCCGGCGCTGGACGCCGCTCCGGCGGCGGGTGCCGGGCCCGCCTCACCGCAGTCCGGACGCTCCTTCCGGTCTCCGGATGCGCAGGAGCACGGCTGA
- the moaA gene encoding GTP 3',8-cyclase MoaA produces MLIDTYDRVATDLRVSLTDRCNLRCTYCMPEEGLQWLAKPDLLNDDEIVRLVRIAVTRLGITDVRFTGGEPLLRPGLVSIVQRCAALEPRPRMSLTTNGIGLKRTAAALKDAGLDRVNVSLDTLRPDVFKTLTRRDRHHDVLAGLEAAHEAGLTPVKVNSVLMPGLNDDEAPDLLAWAVEHNYELRFIEQMPLDAQHGWKREGMITAGDILRSLRTRFDLAPEGDTDRGSAPAERWTVDGGPHRVGVIASVTRPFCRACDRTRLTADGQVRTCLFAREETDLRAALRSEAPDEEIARLWKLAMWGKKAGSGLDDPSFLQPDRPMSAIGG; encoded by the coding sequence ATGCTCATCGACACCTACGACCGGGTCGCCACCGACCTGCGCGTCTCGCTCACCGACCGCTGCAATCTGCGCTGCACCTACTGCATGCCGGAAGAGGGCCTGCAGTGGCTCGCCAAGCCCGACCTGCTCAACGACGACGAGATCGTCCGGCTCGTCCGCATCGCCGTCACCCGGCTCGGCATCACCGACGTCCGTTTCACCGGCGGCGAGCCGCTGCTGCGCCCCGGACTCGTCTCCATCGTCCAGCGCTGCGCGGCCCTCGAACCCCGCCCCAGGATGTCCCTCACCACCAACGGCATCGGGCTTAAGCGGACCGCCGCCGCGCTCAAGGACGCCGGACTCGACCGGGTCAACGTCTCCCTCGACACGCTGCGCCCCGACGTCTTCAAGACCCTCACCCGCCGCGACCGGCACCACGACGTGCTGGCGGGCCTGGAAGCCGCCCACGAGGCCGGGCTCACCCCCGTCAAGGTCAACAGCGTCCTGATGCCGGGGCTCAACGACGACGAGGCCCCCGACCTGCTCGCCTGGGCCGTGGAACACAACTATGAGCTCCGCTTCATCGAGCAGATGCCGCTCGACGCCCAGCACGGCTGGAAGCGCGAAGGCATGATCACCGCGGGCGACATCCTCCGCTCGCTGCGCACCCGCTTCGACCTCGCCCCCGAGGGCGACACCGACCGCGGCTCCGCCCCCGCCGAACGCTGGACCGTCGACGGCGGACCGCACCGGGTCGGCGTCATCGCCTCCGTCACCCGCCCGTTCTGCCGGGCCTGCGACCGCACCCGGCTCACCGCCGACGGACAGGTGCGCACCTGCCTGTTCGCCCGAGAGGAGACCGACCTGCGCGCCGCGCTGCGCTCGGAGGCACCCGACGAGGAGATCGCCCGGCTCTGGAAGCTCGCCATGTGGGGCAAGAAGGCCGGATCCGGCCTTGACGACCCGAGCTTCCTCCAGCCCGACCGCCCGATGTCCGCGATCGGCGGCTGA
- a CDS encoding solute symporter family protein, which translates to MSAAYHSHATVTLAASATEHRPLIITLFAVFVAATLGITVWAGRQTRSASDFYAGGRQFTAFQNGLAVSGDYMSAASFLGIAGAIALFGYDGFLYSIGFLVAWLVALLLVAEPLRNSGRYTMGDVLAYRMRQRPVRTAAGVSTIVVSIFYLLAQMAGAGVLVSLLLGITSDAGKILIVALVGVLMIVYVTIGGMKGTTWVQMVKAVLLIAGAILMTFMVLWKFNFNVSDLLGTAAEKSGHGASFLEPGLKYGATGTSKLDFLSLGIALVLGTAGLPHILIRFYTVPTAKAARKSVNWAIGIIGAFYLMTIALGFGAAALIGPDEIKAKNPAGNAAAPQLAEYLGGVGTTGGAVLLAVISAVAFATILAVVAGLTLASSSSFAHDIYANVIRKGKATEKEEMRAARWATVFIGAAAILLGAFARDMNVAGLVALAFAVAASANLPTLLYSLFWKRFTTQGALWSIYGGLASSVILVLFSPVVSGNEKTSMFKGVDFAWFPLENPGLISIPLGFLLGWIGSLLSKEEPDKGKYAELEVKSLTGIGAH; encoded by the coding sequence ATGAGCGCCGCGTACCACTCCCACGCCACCGTGACCCTCGCCGCGTCGGCCACCGAGCACCGGCCGCTGATCATCACGCTCTTCGCGGTCTTCGTCGCGGCCACCCTCGGCATCACCGTCTGGGCCGGCCGCCAGACCCGCAGCGCCTCCGACTTCTACGCGGGCGGCCGCCAGTTCACCGCCTTCCAGAACGGCCTCGCGGTCTCCGGCGACTACATGTCCGCCGCGTCCTTCCTCGGCATCGCCGGCGCCATCGCCCTCTTCGGCTACGACGGCTTCCTCTACTCCATCGGCTTCCTCGTCGCCTGGCTGGTGGCGCTGCTGCTGGTCGCCGAACCCCTGCGCAACTCCGGCCGCTACACCATGGGCGACGTCCTCGCCTACCGGATGCGCCAGCGCCCCGTCCGCACCGCGGCGGGCGTCTCCACCATCGTCGTATCGATCTTCTACCTGCTGGCGCAGATGGCGGGAGCGGGCGTCCTGGTCTCGCTGCTCCTCGGAATCACCAGCGACGCGGGAAAGATCCTCATCGTTGCGCTGGTCGGCGTACTGATGATCGTCTACGTCACCATCGGCGGCATGAAGGGCACCACCTGGGTGCAGATGGTCAAGGCCGTACTGCTCATCGCCGGCGCCATCCTGATGACCTTCATGGTGCTGTGGAAGTTCAACTTCAACGTCTCCGACCTGCTGGGCACCGCCGCCGAGAAGAGCGGCCACGGCGCCTCGTTCCTGGAGCCCGGCCTGAAGTACGGCGCCACCGGCACCTCGAAGCTCGACTTCCTCTCCCTCGGCATCGCCCTGGTCCTGGGCACCGCGGGCCTGCCGCACATCCTGATCCGCTTCTACACGGTGCCGACCGCCAAGGCCGCCCGTAAGTCGGTCAACTGGGCCATCGGCATCATCGGCGCGTTCTACCTGATGACGATCGCCCTCGGGTTCGGCGCCGCAGCGCTCATCGGCCCGGACGAGATCAAGGCGAAGAACCCCGCGGGCAACGCGGCCGCCCCGCAGCTCGCCGAATACCTCGGCGGGGTCGGCACCACAGGCGGCGCCGTCCTGCTCGCCGTCATCTCCGCCGTCGCCTTCGCCACCATCCTCGCCGTCGTCGCCGGACTGACCCTCGCCTCCTCGTCGTCCTTCGCCCACGACATCTACGCCAACGTCATCCGCAAGGGGAAGGCCACCGAGAAGGAGGAGATGAGGGCCGCCCGCTGGGCCACCGTCTTCATCGGCGCCGCCGCGATCCTCCTCGGCGCCTTCGCCCGCGACATGAACGTCGCCGGCCTGGTCGCCCTCGCCTTCGCCGTCGCCGCGTCCGCCAACCTGCCGACGCTCCTCTACAGCCTCTTCTGGAAGCGCTTCACCACCCAGGGCGCGCTGTGGTCGATCTACGGCGGCCTGGCCTCCTCCGTGATCCTGGTGCTCTTCTCGCCGGTCGTCTCCGGCAACGAGAAGACCTCGATGTTCAAGGGCGTCGACTTCGCCTGGTTCCCGCTGGAGAACCCCGGCCTGATCTCCATCCCGCTCGGCTTCCTGCTCGGCTGGATCGGCTCCCTCCTCTCCAAGGAGGAGCCCGACAAGGGCAAGTACGCCGAACTGGAGGTCAAGTCCCTCACCGGCATCGGCGCCCACTGA
- a CDS encoding DUF485 domain-containing protein: MATDAPPPEGSTDNSPAQPTTEAFLAEQGSAEFGELRRSHRSFAFPLTIAFVLWYLLYVLLSNYAGGFMGTKVFSNINVAFVFGLAQFVTTFLIAWFYSRHANAKLDPKAEAIKSRMEADA; encoded by the coding sequence GTGGCTACCGATGCACCGCCGCCCGAGGGCAGTACGGATAACAGCCCTGCCCAGCCCACGACCGAGGCGTTCCTCGCGGAGCAAGGCAGCGCGGAATTCGGCGAACTGCGCCGCTCCCACCGCTCCTTCGCCTTCCCGCTGACCATCGCCTTCGTCCTCTGGTACCTGCTGTACGTGCTGCTCTCCAACTACGCGGGCGGCTTCATGGGCACCAAGGTGTTCAGCAACATCAACGTGGCCTTCGTCTTCGGCCTCGCCCAGTTCGTCACCACCTTCCTCATCGCCTGGTTCTACTCGCGGCACGCCAACGCGAAGCTCGACCCGAAGGCCGAGGCCATCAAGTCCCGTATGGAGGCCGACGCATGA
- a CDS encoding S8 family peptidase, with amino-acid sequence MAHLGSRRTRALTLPVGLALTASLGFLPTGAASAAPATAPADGPKLSYVVNTQGGTGTAGQVREAIERAGGTVVTAYDRIGVIVVHSRNPDFAKTVRRVRGVLSAGATRTNPIVPQATKDIGVDQPLTAEQERAAAARATAGQDPMEPLQWDLPAIKADKAHQKSLGSRKVTVAVIDTGVDDTHPDLAPNFDRAASANCVSGAPDTTEGAWRPKAGESDHGTHVAGTIAAAKNGVGVTGVAPGVKVAGIKVGNPDGFFYTEAVVCGFMWAAEHGVDVTNNSYYTDPWMYNCKNDPDQGALVEAVARATRYAERRGAVNVAAAGNSAEDLAADTIEDSTSPNDTTTADRTIDPTQCPDIPTMLPGVVTVSATGAKGLKASYSNYGNGVIDVAAPGGDSTAYQTPQPPATSGLILSTLPGGAYGYKAGTSMASPHVAGVVALIKSKHPYASPAVVKALLTLEADAKACGAPFDIDGDGEVDAVCEGGRNHNGFYGAGVVDALDAVRW; translated from the coding sequence ATGGCTCATCTGGGATCCAGGCGGACGCGCGCACTGACGCTGCCCGTCGGATTGGCCCTCACCGCCTCGCTCGGCTTCCTGCCGACGGGCGCCGCCTCCGCCGCGCCGGCGACGGCACCGGCGGACGGCCCGAAGCTTTCGTACGTGGTCAACACGCAGGGCGGTACCGGCACCGCCGGGCAGGTGCGCGAGGCGATAGAGCGGGCCGGCGGCACGGTGGTGACCGCCTACGACCGGATCGGTGTCATCGTCGTCCACTCGCGGAACCCGGACTTCGCGAAGACGGTCCGCCGGGTCAGGGGCGTCCTGTCGGCGGGCGCCACCCGTACCAACCCGATCGTGCCGCAGGCCACCAAGGACATCGGGGTGGACCAGCCGCTGACGGCCGAGCAGGAGCGGGCCGCGGCGGCGAGGGCGACGGCCGGCCAGGACCCCATGGAGCCGCTCCAGTGGGACCTGCCCGCCATCAAGGCGGACAAGGCGCACCAGAAGTCGCTGGGCAGCCGGAAGGTGACGGTCGCGGTCATCGACACCGGGGTCGACGACACGCACCCGGACCTCGCGCCGAACTTCGACCGGGCGGCCTCCGCGAACTGCGTGTCGGGCGCCCCGGACACGACGGAGGGCGCCTGGCGTCCGAAGGCCGGCGAGAGCGACCACGGCACCCATGTGGCGGGCACCATCGCGGCGGCGAAGAACGGCGTCGGCGTGACGGGCGTGGCGCCGGGCGTGAAGGTCGCCGGCATCAAGGTGGGCAACCCGGACGGCTTCTTCTACACCGAGGCCGTCGTCTGCGGCTTCATGTGGGCGGCCGAGCACGGCGTGGACGTGACGAACAACAGCTATTACACCGACCCGTGGATGTACAACTGCAAGAACGACCCCGACCAGGGCGCCCTGGTCGAGGCCGTCGCACGGGCCACCCGGTACGCCGAGCGCAGGGGCGCGGTCAACGTCGCCGCCGCGGGCAACTCCGCCGAGGACCTGGCGGCGGACACCATCGAGGACTCGACCAGCCCGAACGACACCACCACGGCCGACCGGACCATCGACCCGACGCAGTGCCCCGACATCCCGACGATGCTGCCGGGTGTAGTGACGGTCTCGGCGACGGGCGCGAAGGGCCTGAAGGCCTCGTACTCGAACTACGGGAACGGGGTCATCGACGTGGCGGCGCCCGGCGGGGACTCGACGGCCTACCAGACGCCACAGCCGCCGGCGACGAGCGGTCTGATCCTCTCGACGCTGCCGGGCGGCGCGTACGGCTACAAGGCCGGTACGTCGATGGCGTCCCCGCATGTCGCGGGCGTCGTGGCCCTGATCAAGTCGAAGCACCCGTACGCGTCGCCGGCCGTGGTCAAGGCGCTGCTGACGCTGGAGGCGGACGCGAAGGCGTGCGGCGCGCCGTTCGACATCGACGGTGACGGCGAAGTCGACGCGGTCTGCGAGGGCGGCAGGAACCACAACGGCTTCTACGGGGCCGGTGTGGTGGACGCGCTGGACGCCGTGCGCTGGTGA
- a CDS encoding GAF domain-containing sensor histidine kinase — MRGLLDAVMSLGRGLELQEVLRGIVEASVTLTDAEYGALGIVGDGQTLLEFLTVGMSDELTARIGQTPCGRGILGELIHHPQPLRLADLSSHPHSYGFPPHHPPMHSFLGVPVRVRDEVFGNLYLTEKRGGQSFDADDEALLTTLSIAAGVAIDNARMYEESRRREQRLEALGEITRALLSGTDADEVLHLVAERAMEVAGADRAAVLLPPSPPGAPAPAAFDARLTVAVAHGRDAGRVRGLSVPAHGSLAGLAARTGTPVHCADVRTDPRAHPFGDGAEEGLGPVVAVPLRVGTGAMGALRLGRPVGRPPFDDTEVALVSGFADQAAIALELARGRAESEELAVMHDRDRIARDLHDLAIQRLFATGMTLQSTTRAIADRPEAAERVSRAVDDLDTTIRIVRSTIFDLRTTDGSGRGGLRHRIAETARTAARALGFRPSVQIEGPVDSVVPDELAEHVVAVAAEAVSNASRHARASRIDIVLSAGDSVTLTVTDDGTGIGAATGTDGRGTAAGTGAERGGGLANMRKRAELCDGTLAVEQPAGGGTRIVWRAPLD, encoded by the coding sequence ATGCGCGGCCTGCTGGACGCCGTGATGAGCCTGGGGCGCGGCCTGGAGCTGCAAGAGGTGCTGCGGGGCATCGTGGAGGCCTCGGTGACCCTGACCGACGCGGAGTACGGGGCGCTCGGCATCGTCGGCGACGGGCAGACGCTGCTGGAGTTCCTGACCGTCGGCATGTCGGACGAACTGACCGCGCGGATCGGGCAGACGCCGTGCGGGCGCGGCATCCTCGGCGAGCTCATCCACCACCCGCAGCCGCTGCGGCTCGCCGATCTGAGCAGTCACCCGCACAGCTACGGCTTCCCGCCCCACCACCCGCCGATGCACAGCTTCCTCGGCGTCCCGGTGCGGGTGCGCGACGAGGTGTTCGGCAACCTGTACCTCACCGAGAAACGGGGCGGGCAAAGCTTCGACGCGGACGACGAGGCGTTGCTGACCACCCTGTCGATCGCGGCCGGGGTCGCCATCGACAACGCCCGGATGTACGAGGAGAGCCGCCGCCGGGAACAACGCCTGGAGGCGCTGGGCGAGATCACCCGTGCCCTGCTCTCGGGTACGGACGCCGACGAGGTGCTGCACCTGGTCGCGGAGCGGGCGATGGAGGTCGCGGGCGCCGACCGGGCCGCCGTCCTGCTGCCCCCGTCGCCGCCGGGTGCGCCGGCCCCGGCGGCCTTCGACGCCCGTCTCACCGTCGCCGTCGCCCACGGCCGTGACGCCGGCCGGGTACGGGGCCTGTCCGTACCGGCGCACGGGTCGCTGGCCGGGCTCGCGGCCCGTACCGGGACGCCGGTGCACTGTGCCGATGTGCGAACGGATCCGCGCGCGCACCCGTTCGGCGACGGGGCCGAGGAGGGCCTGGGCCCGGTGGTCGCGGTGCCGCTGCGGGTGGGCACCGGGGCCATGGGCGCGCTGCGGCTGGGGCGCCCGGTGGGCCGTCCGCCGTTCGACGACACCGAGGTGGCCCTCGTGTCCGGTTTCGCCGACCAGGCGGCCATCGCGCTCGAACTGGCGCGCGGGCGGGCGGAGTCCGAGGAGCTCGCCGTCATGCACGACCGCGACCGGATCGCCCGCGATCTGCACGACCTGGCGATCCAGCGCCTCTTCGCGACCGGGATGACGCTCCAGAGCACCACCCGGGCCATCGCGGACCGCCCGGAGGCCGCCGAACGCGTCAGCCGCGCGGTCGACGACCTGGACACCACGATACGGATCGTCCGGTCGACCATCTTCGACCTGCGGACGACGGACGGGTCGGGCCGCGGCGGGCTGCGGCACCGGATCGCGGAGACCGCCCGTACGGCGGCCCGCGCGCTCGGTTTCCGTCCCTCCGTGCAGATCGAGGGACCGGTGGACTCCGTGGTCCCGGACGAACTGGCGGAGCATGTCGTGGCGGTCGCCGCCGAAGCCGTGTCCAACGCGTCCCGCCACGCCCGCGCGAGCCGTATCGACATCGTGCTGTCCGCCGGTGACTCGGTGACGCTGACCGTCACGGACGACGGGACCGGGATCGGGGCCGCGACCGGGACCGACGGCCGCGGCACCGCGGCCGGGACCGGGGCGGAGCGCGGCGGCGGGCTGGCCAACATGCGCAAGCGGGCCGAGCTGTGCGACGGCACCCTGGCCGTCGAGCAGCCGGCCGGCGGGGGCACCCGGATCGTCTGGCGCGCCCCGCTCGACTGA